The sequence ttcctgaataatctaatttttcaattattcaaccattttattttaccaagttcaaCATTAACCAGATTAGTCGACATTTCCATGTTTCGAtacaacaataagattttatttgtaacaagtagtttttttggctGGTTAATTGGTCACATgttattgatgaaatgtattGGCTTAGTATTATCTTGGCCATGGGAAAAAATGAGATCTAATGCACTTTTTAGATCTAATAATTATCTTAtgtcaaaatggagaaattctgtatctcaaatctttagtattctcttatttaTCATCTGTATATGCTATCTAGGAAGAATGCCATCACccattataactaaaaaactgaaagaaagttcaaaaggggaagaaaagaataaaactgaagaagaaggaaatgtagaaatagaaacagtttcgaaaacaaataagatagaACAGGAAGAAGATAGATCCGTGGAAGAagacctttccatttctttggaagaggaagaaaggtggaatctttacaagaagatatatgaaacagaggagatctggttgaatggaaaggaagaagatgaattcgacctgaaagagaaagaaaagaatgaacttttATGGATTGAAAAATCCCTTCTGTCTCTTCTTTTCGATTATCAACGATGGAATCGACCTCTGCGGTATATAGAAAATGATCGATTTTCAAATGCTGTAAGAAATGAaatgtctcaatatttttttaatacatgcgAAAGTGATGGAAAGCAAAGAATATCTTTCACATATCCACCTAGTTTGTCtactttttttgaaatgatacaaaaaaGATGTCTTTTCGCACAGCGGAAAAACTACCTGCGGAGGCCCTCTCTAATGAATGGGTTTCGACcactaaaaaacaaagagataacTTAAGGAACGAATTCATAAATCGAATTGAAGCTATAGACAAAGGATCTCTTATCCTCGATGTGGTCGAAAAAAGAGCCAGATTGTGCAATgatgaagaggaacaagaatgCTTACCTAAGTTTTATGATCCTCTTTTGAACGGACCTTATcgtggaacaataaaaaaagggtatttatattcaattaggAATGATTCAACTACCTCCACACGGGGTCTACCAAAATGGCTTGGATAAATAAGATTCATGGTATCCTTTTTTCCAAGGATTATCGAGAGTTTGAACGAGAATTGGAACACGAAATATATAAACTTGACGTAAAATCATTATCTACAGGCATTGAGGATTCATCAGTCTCAATTGGTGAATTTacagaagaagctgaagaagctgagaaatcaagaactcgtttcaaacaatttgctttggggagaagaaaaagtattCGATATGGTTAGAGCTGATCCGAATGATCAAAAATGAGtaatcttcaaattgaagaaattaagaaaaaggttcCTCGATGGTTATACAAACTGacttctgatttggattttgaagaagaggaggagaggaggaggaagaagatgatcaggAAGAATCCACAGAGGATCACGGGATTCGTTCAAGAAAAGCCAAACGTGTAGTAATTTATACTGACACTGATACCGATGAGGATActaatatcattaataccaatgataatatcatcaatactaccactgataatatcattaataccaatgataatatcaataataCTACTGATAATATCAGTAATACCACCGAtagtaatcaagaaaaaatagtgATGATCAAGTCGAAAAAGTGATCAAAGAggaaaggaaatggtgatcaagccaaaagaaaaagggtgatcaagccaaaatggtgatcaaagaggaaaaggaaatggtgatcaagcagaagaacatgaaatggcCTTGATACGTTACTCGCAACAATCAGATTTCGTCTGATATAATCAAAGGGTCGATGCGGGCTCAAAGACGTAAACAGTCACTTGGAAATGTTTCAAACAGATGTACACTCCCCCTTTTTTTGACAGAATAGACAAAAcaccttgttttcttttgatatctcaAGGATGATGAACCTCATTTTAGGAATGGATGAGGAAAAAGCCAAAATACAAACATCTGATTATGTGGTGAagggcaaaagagaaagag comes from Nymphaea colorata isolate Beijing-Zhang1983 unplaced genomic scaffold, ASM883128v2 scaffold0220, whole genome shotgun sequence and encodes:
- the LOC126409413 gene encoding protein TIC 214-like, which translates into the protein MNILNSVVMVGLYYGFLTTFSIGPSYLLLLRTRVMKEGSEKEVSATTAFIMGQFIVFISTYYPPLYLALSRPHTLTVLVIPYLLFHFLFFWNNKKSLFDYRSTHGNFIPNLSIQYVFLNNLIFQLFNHFILPSSTLTRLVDISMFRYNNKILFVTSSFFGWLIGHMLLMKCIGLVLSWPWEKMRSNALFRSNNYLMSKWRNSVSQIFSILLFIICICYLGRMPSPIITKKLKESSKGEEKNKTEEEGNVEIETVSKTNKIEQEEDRSVEEDLSISLEEEERWNLYKKIYETEEIWLNGKEEDEFDLKEKEKNELLWIEKSLLSLLFDYQRWNRPLRYIENDRFSNAVRNEMSQYFFNTCESDGKQRISFTYPPSLSTFFEMIQKRCLFAQRKNYLRRPSLMNGFRPLKNKEIT